From a single Nothobranchius furzeri strain GRZ-AD chromosome 9, NfurGRZ-RIMD1, whole genome shotgun sequence genomic region:
- the cplx3b gene encoding complexin-3b: MAFMVKHVVGGQLKNLTGGLTEEKPEGEKSDAAAQGMTQEEFEQYQQQLEEEKREREANFAQKKAERATVRTHFREKYRLPKNELDETQIQQAGDDVVLPTELAKMIAEDNQEETHKQSVLGQLSNIQNVDIDQLKDKAQATLEDLKKQTENCSLM, translated from the exons ATGGCTTTCATGGTGAAACATGTGGTGGGGGGGCAGCTGAAGAACCTGACGGGCGGACTGACGGAGGAGAAACCTGAAGGGGAGAAATCCGACGCCGCCGCGCAGGGGATGACTCAAGAGGAATTCGAACAGTATCAGCAACAGTTAGAGGAGGAAAA ACGAGAGCGAGAAGCTAATTTTGCTCAGAAGAAAGCCGAGAGAGCCACAGTTAGAACTCACTTCCGGGAAAAATACCGACTACCAAAG AACGAGCTGGATGAGACCCAGATCCAGCAGGCCGGGGACGATGTGGTTCTGCCCACAGAGCTGGCCAAGATGATCGCCGAGGACAACCAGGAGGAGACGCACAAGCAGTCAGTCCTGGGCCAGCTGTCCAACATCCAGAACGTGGACATCGACCAGCTGAAGGACAAGGCCCAGGCCACGCTGGAAGACCTGAAGAAGCAGACAGAAAACTGCAGCCTGATGTGA